One window of Solwaraspora sp. WMMA2056 genomic DNA carries:
- a CDS encoding CDP-alcohol phosphatidyltransferase family protein, protein MRRSGTFARQVLLVRVGRRGRDHRSTRPVVESGGWLDVDPLTAAEIAAIAPVSPAVGPVRSPDASLRPATGSVDGVDDTTVSVPLLPGDPTLARRASFVLVNATTLTSLTLGLAAIFLAMEGDIRLAAFCLVACVVFDGLDGALARRLGVASPFGAQMDSLADMCSFGLAAPVVVYASLAGTVATPAAAVACALVASCAAIRLARFNVCAKDGGFFTGIPTTLAAAVLGIGVLIEVPMPGGAQLAVVALLAFAMVSSFPYVKLARLLKLPPWVWAVPVVGALIDVRLTFGLIVLAYLGSGPLLWLHRRRAI, encoded by the coding sequence CTGCGTCGCAGCGGCACCTTCGCCCGACAGGTGCTCCTGGTCCGGGTCGGCCGGCGCGGCCGGGACCACCGGTCGACCAGACCGGTGGTGGAGTCGGGCGGCTGGCTCGACGTCGACCCGTTGACGGCGGCGGAGATCGCCGCGATCGCCCCGGTGAGCCCGGCCGTCGGCCCGGTGCGGTCACCGGACGCGTCGCTGCGTCCCGCGACCGGGTCCGTCGACGGGGTCGACGACACGACGGTCTCCGTACCGCTGTTGCCCGGGGACCCGACCCTGGCCCGCCGGGCCAGCTTCGTGCTGGTCAACGCGACCACCCTGACCAGCCTGACGCTCGGCCTCGCCGCGATCTTCCTGGCGATGGAGGGCGACATCCGGCTGGCCGCCTTCTGCCTCGTCGCATGTGTCGTCTTCGACGGCCTCGACGGGGCGCTGGCCCGCCGCCTCGGCGTCGCCAGCCCGTTCGGTGCGCAGATGGACTCGCTGGCCGACATGTGCTCGTTCGGCCTGGCCGCCCCGGTCGTCGTCTACGCCTCGCTGGCCGGCACGGTCGCCACCCCGGCGGCCGCTGTCGCCTGCGCGCTCGTCGCCTCCTGCGCCGCGATCCGCCTCGCCCGGTTCAACGTCTGTGCCAAGGACGGCGGATTCTTCACCGGCATCCCGACCACCCTGGCCGCCGCCGTGCTCGGCATCGGCGTACTGATCGAGGTGCCGATGCCCGGCGGCGCCCAGCTCGCCGTCGTCGCGCTGCTGGCCTTCGCGATGGTCTCCAGCTTCCCGTACGTGAAACTCGCCCGGCTGTTGAAGCTGCCGCCGTGGGTGTGGGCGGTGCCGGTGGTCGGTGCGCTGATCGACGTACGGTTGACCTTCGGGCTGATCGTGCTCGCGTACCTCGGCAGCGGGCCGCTGCTCTGGCTGCACCGCCGCCGGGCGATCTGA
- a CDS encoding phosphatidylserine decarboxylase, whose product MSDAPVPSAAATVGIGDRAARALTAELARDNAEKHALLVDATAGSAVLGAAIDALLPGDTLTVVPADAGQAARLRTEIAAHGRWVADRVRVVDSLSTADPAELLIVGSVLTGTGEEARAAVDGYTKYLADGGVLTVAAPALPGGSAGAAAELDRQAALFGSGSDLVLRNAPPLRVHRLRFASAQVARADRLGPLYRTSSVPLTRDMHIDSNGVAAAAIALGLAAATRLARPKSRLWLLPALAAAPVAAFFRDPQRDVPQDPAAVVAASDGRVLSVERVRDERLGATEFLRIAVFLSVLDVHVNRSPVAGRVVDHFVVDGGFAAAMKPAAEHNVAAYTVLETSHGRVVVAQRTGMVARRIVHRAPVGALLAKGERFGLIRFGSRTDVYLPAESVDALVGPGDRVAGGASVIARWR is encoded by the coding sequence ATGTCTGACGCCCCTGTCCCGTCCGCAGCCGCCACCGTGGGCATCGGTGACCGTGCCGCCCGGGCACTCACCGCCGAACTCGCCCGGGACAACGCGGAGAAGCACGCACTGCTGGTGGACGCGACAGCCGGATCCGCCGTCCTCGGTGCCGCGATCGACGCGCTGCTGCCCGGCGACACCCTCACCGTGGTGCCGGCCGACGCCGGACAGGCCGCCAGACTGCGTACGGAGATCGCCGCGCACGGCCGCTGGGTGGCCGACCGGGTCCGGGTGGTGGACTCGCTGTCCACCGCCGACCCGGCCGAGCTCCTGATCGTCGGGTCGGTCCTGACCGGCACCGGCGAAGAGGCCCGGGCGGCCGTCGACGGGTACACCAAGTACCTGGCCGACGGCGGCGTACTGACGGTGGCGGCACCCGCGCTGCCCGGCGGCTCCGCCGGTGCCGCCGCCGAGCTGGACCGGCAGGCCGCGTTGTTCGGCAGCGGCAGTGACCTGGTGCTGCGCAACGCCCCGCCGCTGCGGGTCCACCGGCTGCGCTTCGCGAGCGCCCAGGTCGCGCGGGCCGACCGGCTCGGGCCGCTGTACCGGACCAGCAGCGTGCCGCTGACCCGGGACATGCACATCGATTCCAACGGTGTCGCGGCCGCCGCGATCGCCCTCGGACTGGCCGCCGCGACCCGGCTGGCCAGGCCGAAGAGCCGGCTGTGGCTGCTGCCGGCCCTGGCGGCGGCCCCGGTCGCCGCGTTCTTCCGCGACCCGCAACGCGACGTGCCGCAGGACCCGGCGGCGGTGGTGGCGGCCAGCGACGGCCGGGTGTTGTCGGTCGAACGGGTCCGGGACGAGCGGCTGGGCGCGACCGAGTTCCTCCGGATCGCGGTCTTCCTGTCGGTGCTGGACGTGCACGTCAACCGGTCCCCGGTGGCCGGGCGGGTGGTCGACCACTTCGTCGTCGACGGCGGGTTCGCCGCCGCGATGAAGCCGGCGGCCGAGCACAACGTGGCGGCGTACACCGTGCTGGAGACCTCGCACGGCCGGGTGGTCGTCGCGCAGCGAACCGGGATGGTGGCGCGGCGGATCGTGCACCGGGCCCCGGTCGGCGCGCTGCTGGCCAAGGGCGAGCGGTTCGGGCTCATCCGGTTCGGCTCGCGCACCGACGTCTACCTGCCGGCCGAGTCCGTCGACGCCCTGGTCGGCCCGGGTGACCGGGTCGCCGGTGGCGCCTCGGTCATCGCCCGCTGGCGCTGA
- a CDS encoding PspC domain-containing protein: MTDDPTTPHGPVPPPGPPPGPPPAGDPSRGEPSAAGPPPAGDPPPTAEPPPAGDPPPTAGPPRGEPSAAEPPRGEPSAAEPPGGGSAWGPPPGAFTQRYGLVRPRQGRYLAGVCGAIGRATNTDPVLWRVLLAVLGFFGGIGILVYLVVWLGTPSEGDDTSPVEGLLGRGRSSMSPVTVLILGILAAVMFAFIVTDGFRAVLLGSAVLIGGVLLLNRNAHQGGPAPAPYPGGAPEPAQSAPMAAAATPYPPSGFPAPAPYPTSYPVPAAPVPAYPSAPGGAGAAPAAGYRAPFAPYGPYATRPSPYGPVPPPPPQPPAPVPPPPPKVRSRLGTVTFSMIFVVLGVVAVIDLTDVAATPPSAYFAAVLATIAVGLLVGAWFGRARWLIALGLVASAAVGISSLAESVTATDTQAVYWQPADYDQLAYRYETTFGDAVLDLRDVDFTDRQTEVTVTLGLGTLLVQLPPEVDVRAEADVKAGEAVVLGQRWSGFDQSPRVISDLGDDGAGGGELTLRVKVAAGDLEVVR, from the coding sequence ATGACCGACGACCCGACCACGCCGCACGGTCCGGTGCCGCCACCGGGCCCGCCGCCCGGTCCGCCACCCGCCGGTGACCCGTCACGGGGCGAGCCCTCGGCGGCCGGACCGCCACCGGCCGGTGACCCGCCGCCGACCGCCGAACCGCCACCGGCCGGTGACCCGCCGCCGACCGCCGGACCGCCACGGGGCGAGCCGTCGGCCGCCGAACCGCCACGGGGCGAGCCGTCGGCCGCCGAACCGCCCGGTGGCGGGTCGGCCTGGGGTCCGCCGCCCGGGGCCTTCACCCAGCGGTACGGGCTCGTCCGGCCGCGGCAGGGCCGCTACCTGGCCGGAGTCTGCGGGGCGATCGGGCGGGCCACCAACACCGACCCCGTCCTGTGGCGGGTGCTGCTGGCCGTCCTCGGCTTCTTCGGCGGCATCGGCATCCTGGTCTACCTGGTGGTCTGGCTGGGCACGCCGAGTGAGGGGGACGACACCTCCCCGGTGGAGGGGCTGCTGGGCCGGGGTCGGTCGAGCATGTCGCCGGTGACCGTACTGATTCTCGGCATCCTGGCCGCAGTGATGTTCGCCTTCATCGTCACCGACGGGTTCCGCGCCGTGCTGCTCGGCTCGGCGGTGCTGATCGGTGGGGTGCTGCTGCTCAACCGCAACGCCCACCAGGGCGGCCCGGCACCGGCCCCGTACCCCGGTGGGGCCCCCGAACCGGCCCAGTCGGCACCGATGGCCGCAGCCGCCACCCCGTACCCCCCGTCGGGTTTCCCGGCCCCGGCGCCCTACCCGACGTCCTACCCGGTGCCGGCGGCCCCGGTGCCGGCGTATCCGTCGGCGCCCGGCGGGGCCGGCGCCGCGCCCGCCGCCGGCTACCGGGCACCGTTCGCCCCTTACGGGCCGTACGCGACCCGCCCGTCGCCGTACGGCCCGGTGCCGCCACCGCCACCGCAGCCACCGGCGCCAGTGCCGCCACCACCGCCGAAGGTGCGGTCCCGACTCGGCACCGTCACCTTCTCGATGATCTTCGTGGTGCTGGGTGTGGTCGCCGTGATCGACCTCACCGACGTGGCCGCGACCCCCCCGTCGGCCTACTTCGCGGCGGTCCTCGCCACGATCGCGGTCGGTCTGCTGGTCGGCGCCTGGTTCGGCCGGGCCCGGTGGCTGATCGCGCTGGGGCTGGTGGCCAGTGCGGCGGTCGGCATCTCCAGCCTGGCCGAGTCGGTCACCGCGACCGACACCCAGGCGGTGTACTGGCAGCCGGCCGACTACGACCAGCTGGCCTACCGGTACGAGACGACGTTCGGCGACGCCGTTCTCGACCTGCGCGACGTCGACTTCACCGACCGGCAGACGGAGGTGACGGTGACGCTCGGGCTCGGCACGCTGCTGGTGCAGCTGCCGCCGGAGGTGGACGTGCGGGCCGAGGCCGATGTGAAGGCCGGTGAGGCCGTGGTGCTCGGCCAACGGTGGAGCGGGTTCGACCAGTCCCCCCGGGTGATCTCCGATCTCGGCGACGACGGCGCCGGCGGCGGCGAACTCACCCTGCGTGTCAAGGTAGCGGCCGGCGACCTGGAGGTGGTCCGATGA
- a CDS encoding ATP-binding protein — translation MEPPRLYRSREQRVVAGVAAGIAQHLRLPLVGVRAAFVVLIGFSGLGVLLYAAFWAVVPPASNGQPRRRDLVELLPFVAIGLGVILIQALVFASSGIGTTAGWLVAIVAVGAGVIWHDAAPERRRAWSETLPQVPWLGAVVEESDRRAFLLRFIGGGLLVAVGVIGVVAVYTPQGNSAAVLNGVIFALVGLAGVGVVTAPVLWRTFNQLRAEREGRVREQERAELAAMIHDQVLHTLALIQRNAADPKAVQRLARGQERSLRNWLYKPTASPTERFAAALEQAAAEVEDTYGLSVEAVVVGDRGTDERVGALVAATREALVNAARHAGVQTVSLYAEAEPEQLSVFVRDRGAGFDPAQVEDHRHGVRGSIVGRMRRHGGRAEIISTPGEGTEVRLTLPVGPETPTGEDQQ, via the coding sequence ATCGAGCCACCACGGCTGTACCGCTCCCGTGAGCAGCGGGTGGTGGCCGGTGTGGCTGCCGGGATCGCACAGCATCTGCGCCTGCCGCTGGTCGGCGTCCGGGCGGCGTTCGTCGTACTGATCGGCTTCAGCGGGCTCGGGGTGCTGCTCTACGCGGCGTTCTGGGCCGTCGTCCCGCCGGCCAGCAACGGCCAGCCCCGCCGGCGGGACCTGGTCGAGCTGCTGCCGTTCGTCGCGATCGGCCTCGGCGTCATCCTGATCCAGGCGTTGGTCTTCGCCTCCAGCGGGATCGGCACCACCGCCGGCTGGCTGGTCGCGATCGTCGCGGTCGGGGCCGGCGTGATCTGGCACGACGCCGCTCCGGAACGGCGCCGGGCGTGGAGCGAGACGTTGCCGCAGGTGCCCTGGCTCGGGGCGGTCGTCGAGGAGAGCGACCGGCGGGCCTTCCTGCTGCGGTTCATCGGCGGTGGGCTGCTCGTCGCGGTCGGCGTGATCGGCGTGGTGGCGGTGTACACGCCGCAGGGCAACTCCGCCGCCGTACTCAACGGGGTGATCTTCGCCCTGGTGGGGCTGGCCGGGGTCGGGGTGGTGACCGCGCCGGTGCTGTGGCGGACCTTCAACCAGCTGCGCGCCGAACGCGAGGGCCGGGTCCGCGAGCAGGAGCGGGCCGAGCTGGCCGCGATGATCCACGACCAGGTGCTGCACACCCTGGCGTTGATCCAGCGCAACGCCGCCGACCCGAAGGCCGTGCAGCGGCTGGCCCGTGGCCAGGAACGGTCGCTGCGCAACTGGCTGTACAAGCCGACGGCGTCGCCGACGGAACGGTTCGCGGCCGCGTTGGAGCAGGCAGCGGCCGAGGTCGAGGACACCTACGGGCTCAGCGTCGAGGCGGTGGTGGTGGGTGACCGGGGCACTGACGAGCGGGTCGGCGCCCTGGTCGCGGCGACGAGGGAGGCGCTGGTCAACGCGGCCCGGCACGCCGGGGTGCAGACCGTCTCGCTGTACGCCGAGGCCGAACCCGAGCAGCTCAGCGTCTTCGTCCGGGACCGGGGCGCCGGCTTCGACCCGGCGCAGGTCGAGGATCATCGGCACGGGGTGCGTGGCTCGATCGTCGGGCGGATGCGTCGACACGGCGGCCGGGCGGAGATCATCAGCACGCCGGGCGAGGGCACCGAGGTCCGGTTGACCCTTCCGGTCGGCCCGGAGACCCCGACAGGAGAGGACCAACAGTGA
- a CDS encoding response regulator transcription factor has translation MDEATGRPTTGGEPDTSDGRRLRVFLVDDHAMFRAGVRAELGAHVAVIGEAATVAEAVSRIAATQPDVVLLDVHMPDGGGRAVLDAVLRGPGAGRSSVRFLALSVSDAAEDVIGLIRAGARGYVTKTISPEDLAAAIHRVADGDAVFSPRLAGFVLDAFAARPDAPVVDPELDQLTNREREVLRLLARGYAYKEIAKELFISIKTVETHVSNVLRKLQMSNRYELSRWAADRRLI, from the coding sequence ATGGACGAGGCGACCGGTCGACCGACGACGGGTGGTGAGCCGGACACCTCCGACGGGCGGCGACTGCGGGTCTTCCTGGTGGACGACCACGCGATGTTCCGGGCCGGGGTGCGGGCCGAGCTGGGGGCGCACGTGGCGGTGATCGGCGAGGCCGCCACGGTCGCCGAGGCGGTCAGCCGGATCGCCGCGACGCAACCGGACGTGGTACTGCTCGACGTACACATGCCGGACGGTGGCGGACGGGCGGTGCTGGACGCCGTCCTGCGGGGTCCGGGAGCCGGCCGCTCGTCGGTGCGGTTCCTGGCGTTGAGTGTGTCCGACGCGGCCGAGGACGTGATCGGGCTGATCCGGGCCGGAGCCCGCGGCTACGTCACCAAGACGATCTCCCCGGAGGACCTGGCGGCGGCGATCCACCGGGTCGCCGACGGCGACGCGGTGTTCAGCCCTCGACTGGCCGGGTTCGTGCTGGACGCCTTCGCGGCCCGGCCGGACGCCCCGGTGGTGGACCCGGAGCTGGACCAGCTGACCAACCGGGAGCGCGAGGTGTTGCGGCTGCTGGCCCGGGGGTACGCGTACAAGGAGATCGCCAAGGAGCTCTTCATCTCGATCAAGACGGTCGAGACCCACGTGTCGAACGTGCTGCGGAAGCTGCAGATGTCAAACCGGTACGAACTGTCCAGATGGGCAGCAGACCGGCGGTTGATCTGA
- a CDS encoding ABC transporter substrate-binding protein: MRGKSLKVAVATTAIALFATACSSDSGETTENDSGGELRIYASEPAFLLPSAGDDEPSILVIRQLYRGLVKYNAETGEPENDLAESIESEDNQTWTIKVKDGYTFDNGEPVNADAFIRAWNFTAYGPNAQNNSYFMKRIAGIDEVTAGEDPDGDGPQEAPEPVAQELSGLQKVDDMTFTVELKAPFSGFPAIVGYSGFFPMAEACIADSEACNETPIGNGPYKIEGSWQHDVGITLVRSDSWAGEDKGKADTLAYKIYQNVDAGYAAFQAGELDVMYTIPPARYAEAKQQYGEQMYEAPGDSFTYVGMPLYNENFQDKRVRQAFSLAIDRQGIIDAVFNGRFTPAEGVVAPTFDGYRPGVCEYCTQDIERAKQLLAEAGGWQGGPLELWANAGAGHEAWLQAVGDQIKAALGIEYELKVNLQFPEYLSTADQKAFTGPFRLGWGPDYPVIETYLQPLYGTGSGSNNSTYSNQEFDALIAQGDAAENLEAAIPFYNQAEDLVVEDLPVIPMWFSKVAALYGENVDQFVWNKISDAEYGKITLKSNS; this comes from the coding sequence ATGCGTGGGAAATCCCTAAAGGTGGCGGTCGCAACGACCGCCATCGCTCTGTTCGCCACCGCTTGCAGTAGCGACAGCGGAGAGACCACGGAGAACGACTCCGGCGGTGAACTTCGCATCTATGCCTCGGAGCCGGCCTTCCTGCTGCCGTCCGCTGGTGACGACGAGCCGTCCATCCTGGTGATCCGCCAGCTCTACCGTGGTCTGGTCAAGTACAACGCCGAGACCGGTGAGCCGGAGAACGACCTTGCCGAGTCCATCGAGTCCGAGGACAACCAGACCTGGACCATCAAGGTCAAGGACGGCTACACCTTCGACAACGGCGAGCCAGTCAACGCCGACGCCTTCATCCGCGCGTGGAACTTCACGGCGTACGGGCCGAACGCCCAGAACAACTCGTACTTCATGAAGCGCATCGCCGGCATCGACGAGGTCACCGCCGGTGAGGACCCGGACGGCGACGGGCCGCAGGAGGCCCCGGAGCCGGTCGCGCAGGAGCTGTCCGGTCTGCAGAAGGTCGACGACATGACCTTCACCGTCGAGCTGAAGGCGCCGTTCTCCGGCTTCCCGGCGATCGTCGGCTACTCCGGCTTCTTCCCGATGGCCGAGGCCTGCATCGCCGACAGCGAGGCCTGCAACGAGACCCCGATCGGCAACGGCCCCTACAAGATCGAGGGCAGCTGGCAGCACGACGTCGGCATCACCCTGGTGCGCAGCGACTCGTGGGCGGGTGAGGACAAGGGCAAGGCCGACACCCTGGCGTACAAGATCTACCAGAACGTCGACGCCGGCTACGCCGCCTTCCAGGCCGGCGAGCTGGACGTGATGTACACCATCCCGCCGGCCCGCTACGCCGAGGCGAAGCAGCAGTACGGCGAGCAGATGTACGAGGCGCCGGGCGACAGCTTCACCTACGTCGGAATGCCGCTGTACAACGAGAACTTCCAGGACAAGCGGGTCCGCCAGGCGTTCTCGCTGGCCATCGACCGGCAGGGCATCATCGACGCCGTCTTCAACGGCCGGTTCACCCCGGCCGAGGGTGTCGTGGCGCCGACCTTCGACGGCTACCGTCCGGGCGTCTGCGAGTACTGCACCCAGGACATCGAGCGGGCCAAGCAGCTGCTGGCGGAAGCCGGCGGCTGGCAGGGCGGGCCGCTGGAGCTGTGGGCCAACGCCGGTGCCGGCCACGAGGCCTGGCTGCAGGCCGTCGGTGACCAGATCAAGGCCGCCCTCGGCATCGAATACGAGCTGAAGGTCAACCTGCAGTTCCCCGAGTACCTCTCCACCGCCGACCAGAAGGCCTTCACCGGCCCGTTCCGGCTCGGCTGGGGCCCGGACTACCCGGTCATCGAGACCTACCTGCAGCCGCTGTACGGCACCGGTTCGGGTAGCAACAACTCCACGTACTCGAACCAGGAGTTCGACGCCCTGATCGCCCAGGGTGACGCCGCCGAGAACCTCGAAGCGGCCATCCCGTTCTACAACCAGGCCGAGGACCTCGTCGTGGAGGACCTGCCGGTCATCCCGATGTGGTTCAGCAAGGTCGCGGCGCTGTACGGCGAGAACGTCGACCAGTTCGTCTGGAACAAGATCTCGGACGCCGAGTACGGCAAGATCACGCTGAAGAGCAACTCCTGA
- a CDS encoding ABC transporter permease has protein sequence MGRYVIRRLLQFIPTVLGTMFLLHYITSVGIQLSGNPVRALFGDRTPSQAQMDALSAKLGLDDPCLEQKFNPCFGLFGDRLQGIFLHFDFGVNLRGRPVVEMVADAVPFTLKIVLIAMLFQSIVGIAAGVLAGLRSGSFADYLVKISTVFVISVPIFVLGIVVREYVGVKFGNVLRDIDWIPDLISRGVFSAGFKVEYPFASLVIPGLVLGAVSLATTARLTRTSIMENIRSDYVRTAKAKGLARKRVVGVHTLRNSLIPVITYLGVDVGVLMGGAVVTERIFNVPGIGLLVARSATGGEASVAIGVVTMLVLVFLVVNLLVDLLYAVLDPRIRYE, from the coding sequence ATGGGGCGCTACGTCATCCGACGGTTGCTCCAGTTCATCCCCACCGTGCTCGGGACGATGTTCCTGCTGCACTACATCACCTCGGTGGGTATCCAACTGAGCGGCAACCCGGTCCGGGCACTGTTCGGCGACCGGACCCCCAGCCAGGCGCAGATGGACGCCCTCAGCGCCAAGCTGGGGCTCGACGACCCGTGCCTGGAACAGAAATTCAACCCCTGCTTCGGGCTGTTCGGTGACCGTCTGCAAGGCATATTCTTGCACTTCGATTTCGGGGTGAACCTGCGCGGCCGGCCGGTCGTCGAGATGGTGGCCGACGCGGTGCCGTTCACCCTGAAGATCGTCCTGATCGCGATGCTCTTCCAGTCCATCGTGGGCATCGCCGCCGGCGTGCTCGCCGGGCTGCGCAGCGGTAGCTTCGCCGACTACCTGGTGAAGATCTCGACGGTGTTCGTGATCTCGGTGCCGATCTTCGTGCTCGGCATCGTGGTGCGCGAGTACGTCGGGGTCAAGTTCGGCAACGTGCTGCGGGACATCGACTGGATACCCGACCTGATATCCCGCGGGGTCTTCAGCGCCGGGTTCAAGGTGGAGTATCCGTTCGCCAGCCTGGTCATCCCCGGTCTGGTGCTCGGCGCCGTGTCGCTGGCCACCACCGCACGGCTCACCCGGACCAGCATCATGGAGAACATCCGGTCCGACTACGTGCGTACCGCCAAGGCCAAGGGCCTGGCCCGCAAGCGGGTCGTCGGCGTGCACACCCTGCGCAACTCGCTGATCCCCGTGATCACCTACCTGGGCGTCGACGTCGGCGTCCTGATGGGCGGCGCGGTCGTCACCGAACGGATCTTCAACGTCCCCGGTATCGGCCTGCTGGTCGCCCGGTCGGCGACCGGCGGTGAGGCGTCCGTGGCGATCGGCGTGGTCACCATGCTGGTCCTGGTCTTCCTCGTGGTGAACCTGCTGGTCGACCTGCTCTACGCGGTCCTCGACCCACGGATCCGCTATGAGTGA
- a CDS encoding ABC transporter permease, translating to MSDPTNAAKTVDDGEPPTAGTPTPGDAASNGTASNGTASNGTATTGTERNASLWADAGRQLVRDPVFVIASIYLLIVGSMAAFPGLWTSQNPADCNVSRTRTPPSWDHPFGFDQLGCDYYSHAIYGARPSLSIAIFATSGIVLIGGAIGLLAGYFGGWVDAILSRITDIFFSLPFLLGAIVFLTVIRIQNVWTIGAVLILLGWTTIARIIRGSVISSKGLDYVQAARAMGATNGRMMLRHILPNAIAPMVVYATIALGAFVAAEATLTYLGVGLRAPTQSWGIMINAHQVYFLEDPWLLLFPCGLLVGTVLSFILMGDALRDALDPKLR from the coding sequence ATGAGTGACCCGACCAACGCGGCCAAGACCGTCGACGACGGTGAGCCGCCCACCGCCGGGACCCCGACCCCGGGCGACGCCGCGTCCAACGGCACCGCGTCCAACGGCACCGCGTCCAACGGCACCGCGACGACCGGTACGGAGCGCAACGCCAGCCTCTGGGCCGACGCGGGCCGGCAGCTGGTCCGCGACCCGGTCTTCGTGATCGCGTCGATCTACCTGCTGATCGTCGGCTCGATGGCGGCCTTCCCCGGGCTGTGGACCAGCCAGAACCCGGCCGACTGCAACGTCTCCCGGACCCGGACGCCACCGAGCTGGGACCACCCGTTCGGCTTCGACCAGTTGGGCTGCGACTACTACTCGCACGCCATCTACGGTGCCCGGCCGTCGCTGTCGATTGCGATCTTCGCGACCTCGGGCATCGTGCTCATCGGCGGCGCCATCGGCCTGCTGGCCGGCTACTTCGGCGGCTGGGTCGACGCGATCCTCTCCCGGATCACCGACATCTTCTTCTCGCTGCCGTTCCTGCTCGGCGCGATCGTCTTCCTGACGGTGATCCGGATCCAGAACGTCTGGACGATCGGCGCGGTGCTGATCCTGTTGGGCTGGACCACGATCGCCCGGATCATCCGGGGCAGCGTGATCTCCTCCAAGGGGCTGGACTACGTCCAGGCGGCGCGGGCGATGGGCGCGACCAACGGCCGGATGATGCTGCGGCACATCCTGCCGAACGCGATCGCGCCGATGGTCGTCTACGCGACCATCGCGCTGGGTGCGTTCGTGGCGGCCGAGGCGACGTTGACCTACCTCGGTGTCGGCCTGCGGGCGCCGACGCAGTCCTGGGGCATCATGATCAACGCCCACCAGGTCTACTTCCTGGAGGACCCCTGGCTGCTGCTGTTCCCGTGTGGCCTGCTGGTCGGCACGGTGCTCTCCTTCATCCTCATGGGCGACGCGCTGCGTGACGCCCTCGACCCGAAACTGCGGTGA
- a CDS encoding ABC transporter ATP-binding protein codes for MTTDRDITATIDALPGLDSSAPPLQVKDLQVEFRTRNGIAHAVNGVSFSLQPGETLAILGESGCGKSVTAQAIMGIIDSPPGFVTGGEIRYRGVDLLKLPESQRRKIRANRIAMIFQDALSALNPVFTVGFQLSELFRKHRGMSRADSKARAVELLDLVKIPAARQRVNDFPHQFSGGMRQRVMIAMALALDPEVLIADEPTTALDVTVQAQVMSLLAELQRERNMGLVLITHDMGVVADVADRISVMYAGRVVEEAPVRDIYASPAHPYTKALLESIPRIDLKGQQLNVIKGLPPALTNIPPGCSFNPRCRYAQDICRADPPPARFPVAPTRTSACHFWKEVKGDE; via the coding sequence ATGACGACGGACAGAGACATCACCGCCACCATCGACGCGCTGCCCGGCCTCGACTCCAGCGCCCCGCCGCTGCAGGTCAAGGACCTGCAGGTCGAGTTCCGTACCCGTAACGGCATCGCGCACGCGGTCAACGGGGTCAGCTTCTCGTTGCAGCCCGGAGAGACCCTGGCGATCCTCGGCGAGTCCGGCTGCGGCAAGAGCGTCACCGCCCAGGCGATCATGGGCATCATCGACTCGCCCCCCGGATTCGTCACCGGTGGCGAGATCCGCTACCGCGGCGTCGACCTGCTGAAGCTGCCGGAGTCGCAGCGTCGCAAGATCCGGGCGAACCGGATCGCGATGATCTTCCAGGACGCGCTGTCGGCGCTGAACCCGGTCTTCACCGTCGGGTTCCAGCTGTCCGAGCTGTTCCGCAAGCACCGGGGGATGTCCCGGGCCGACAGCAAGGCCCGCGCGGTCGAGCTGCTCGACCTGGTGAAGATCCCGGCCGCCCGGCAGCGGGTGAACGACTTCCCGCACCAGTTCTCCGGCGGTATGCGCCAGCGGGTCATGATCGCGATGGCGTTGGCGCTCGACCCCGAGGTGCTGATCGCCGACGAGCCGACCACCGCCCTCGACGTGACCGTCCAGGCCCAGGTGATGAGCCTGCTCGCGGAGCTGCAGCGGGAACGCAACATGGGCCTGGTACTGATCACCCACGACATGGGCGTGGTCGCCGACGTCGCCGACCGGATCTCCGTCATGTACGCGGGTCGGGTCGTCGAGGAGGCGCCGGTCCGGGACATCTACGCCTCACCGGCGCACCCGTACACCAAGGCGCTGCTGGAGTCGATCCCCCGGATCGACCTCAAGGGCCAGCAGCTCAACGTGATCAAGGGTCTGCCGCCGGCGTTGACGAACATCCCACCGGGCTGCTCGTTCAACCCCCGGTGCCGGTACGCGCAGGACATCTGCCGGGCCGATCCGCCACCAGCGCGGTTCCCGGTGGCCCCCACCCGTACCTCCGCCTGCCACTTCTGGAAGGAGGTCAAGGGCGATGAGTGA